A region from the Bacillus sp. Marseille-P3661 genome encodes:
- the bioB gene encoding biotin synthase BioB, with the protein MDWKILAQEVLNGKVINNDEALGILNCSDDELLPLLNGAFEIRKHYFGKKVKLNMIINAKSGVCPENCGYCSQSSISKAPIDKYYMLDQDSLLNGAAQAAKLNAGTYCIVASGRGPTDRELDTVVDTITEIKQRYNLKVCACLGILKPEQALRLKAAGVDRYNHNINTSESHHNQITTSHTYEDRVNTVNTIKYAGISPCSGVIIGMKESKIDIIEMARNLKELDADSIPVNFLHAIDGTPLEGTNELNPRYCLKVLALFRFMNPSKEIRISGGREVNLRSLQPLGLYAANSIFVGDYLTTKGAESTSDHRMLEDLGFEVDFVTPVAEGL; encoded by the coding sequence GTGGATTGGAAGATATTAGCCCAGGAAGTACTTAATGGAAAGGTTATCAACAATGATGAAGCACTTGGCATTTTAAATTGTTCTGATGATGAACTCTTACCACTATTAAATGGTGCATTTGAAATTAGAAAGCATTATTTTGGAAAAAAGGTAAAATTAAATATGATCATAAATGCCAAGTCTGGAGTATGTCCTGAAAACTGTGGATATTGTTCACAATCCTCAATATCAAAGGCACCGATAGACAAATATTATATGTTGGATCAAGACTCTTTGCTAAATGGCGCAGCTCAAGCTGCAAAACTAAATGCAGGAACATATTGTATTGTTGCAAGCGGGAGAGGCCCTACTGATCGGGAGCTTGATACTGTTGTAGATACAATTACTGAAATTAAACAAAGATATAACTTAAAGGTTTGTGCCTGCCTTGGCATTCTAAAACCTGAACAAGCACTGCGGCTTAAAGCTGCCGGGGTTGATAGATATAATCACAATATTAATACATCTGAAAGTCATCACAATCAAATTACTACTTCACATACATACGAAGATCGTGTGAATACCGTTAACACAATAAAGTACGCCGGAATTTCACCATGTTCAGGAGTAATTATCGGTATGAAAGAATCTAAAATCGATATCATTGAGATGGCAAGAAATCTAAAGGAACTCGATGCTGATTCTATCCCTGTTAACTTTTTACATGCGATTGATGGAACACCACTCGAAGGTACTAATGAATTAAATCCGCGTTATTGCTTAAAAGTTTTAGCGTTATTTCGATTTATGAATCCTTCTAAGGAGATAAGAATTTCAGGTGGACGAGAGGTTAACCTGAGGAGCTTACAGCCATTAGGATTGTATGCAGCCAATTCGATTTTTGTAGGAGACTATTTAACTACGAAAGGCGCTGAAAGTACATCAGATCATCGAATGTTAGAAGATTTAGGTTTTGAGGTGGACTTTGTAACTCCTGTTGCTGAGGGGTTATAA
- a CDS encoding YslB family protein, whose translation MFNKTKKLAIDEALSKMTIPAYGYELIRETLLKDILGKDYNSILYWGGKNLARKNPLNSTAELIQFFEDSGWGALSIVKESTNEVIFELTSEYIGNRLMRSEECSFQLEAGFLAEQIQFQVKQQAEALEQLKRKQGIVTFIIQWN comes from the coding sequence TTGTTTAACAAAACCAAAAAATTAGCCATAGACGAAGCTTTAAGTAAAATGACTATACCTGCTTATGGCTATGAACTTATACGTGAAACATTGTTGAAAGACATTCTTGGGAAAGACTATAACTCAATCCTTTACTGGGGTGGTAAAAATCTAGCCCGAAAGAATCCTTTAAACTCAACTGCTGAACTAATTCAATTTTTTGAAGACTCAGGTTGGGGAGCATTAAGTATTGTTAAAGAGAGCACTAATGAGGTCATTTTCGAATTAACCAGTGAGTACATAGGAAATAGACTAATGCGATCAGAAGAATGTTCTTTCCAATTAGAAGCCGGTTTTCTAGCAGAACAAATCCAATTTCAAGTAAAACAGCAAGCTGAGGCATTAGAACAATTAAAAAGAAAACAAGGAATTGTAACCTTCATTATCCAGTGGAACTAA
- a CDS encoding succinate dehydrogenase cytochrome b558 subunit, translated as MAKEREFLNRRLHSLLGIIPVGVFLMSHLITNNFVTKSPEAFNAAANVMGNLPFRYLLEIFVIFLPLIYHAVYGLYIAFTAKNNVSKFGYVRNWMFILQRITGVITLIFIVWHVWETRIAAAFGTHVDYDMMHNILSNPAMLVFYVVGIISTTFHFANGLWSFLVSWGITITPRSQQISTYVTMAIFVALSFAFIRVIFAFLA; from the coding sequence ATGGCAAAAGAACGTGAGTTTCTAAATCGAAGACTCCATTCCTTGCTGGGTATCATTCCAGTTGGAGTATTCTTAATGAGTCATTTAATTACTAACAACTTTGTAACAAAAAGCCCGGAAGCATTTAATGCTGCGGCAAATGTAATGGGGAATTTACCATTCCGATATTTACTAGAAATATTTGTAATCTTTTTACCACTTATTTATCATGCTGTTTATGGACTTTATATTGCTTTTACTGCTAAAAATAACGTAAGTAAGTTTGGATATGTTCGAAATTGGATGTTTATCCTACAACGTATTACAGGCGTTATAACATTAATATTCATAGTATGGCATGTTTGGGAAACTCGTATAGCTGCTGCATTTGGAACACATGTTGATTATGACATGATGCACAATATTTTAAGTAATCCTGCAATGTTAGTATTTTATGTTGTTGGTATCATTTCTACTACTTTCCATTTTGCAAATGGATTATGGTCATTCCTTGTTAGTTGGGGTATTACAATAACTCCTCGTTCTCAACAAATTTCGACATATGTGACAATGGCAATTTTTGTGGCGTTATCATTTGCATTTATTCGAGTTATCTTTGCTTTTTTAGCTTAG
- the sdhA gene encoding succinate dehydrogenase flavoprotein subunit, with product MSKTKLVIVGGGLAGLMATIKAAEAGVHVDLLSLVPVKRSHSVCAQGGINGAVNTKGEGDSPWIHFDDTVYGGDFLADQPPVKAMCDAAPGIINLLDRMGVMFNRTPEGLLDFRRFGGTQHSRTAFAGATTGQQLLYALDEQVRRHEVAGLVTKYEGWDMLSLILDDDQVCRGVVAQDLTSHEMKAFKADAVILATGGPGIIFGKTTNSVINTGSVAAAAYEQGVIYANGEFIQIHPTAIPGDDKNRLMSESARGEGGRIWTYKDGKPWYFLEEKYPAYGNLVPRDIATREIFDVCVNQKLGINGENRVYLDLSHKDPKELDIKLGGIIEIYEKFTGDDPRKIPMQIFPAVHYSMGGMWVDYNQMTNIPGLFAAGECDFSQHGANRLGANSLLSAIFGGSVAGPNAVKYAQGLEKSTDSLPESVFERQLKAEEDKYSEISAMNGTENAYVIHKELGEWMTDNVTVVRYNDKLLKTDEKIQELQERYKKININDTAKWSNQGVMFTRQLRGMLNLARVITLGAYHRNESRGAHYKPEFPDRNDEQFLKHTMASYNAKTNSPEFSYKEVDVSLIKPRKRDYTKKKEEAAK from the coding sequence TTGAGTAAAACAAAATTAGTAATCGTCGGTGGAGGTTTAGCTGGCTTAATGGCTACCATTAAAGCTGCTGAAGCAGGCGTTCATGTAGATTTATTATCACTTGTACCAGTAAAGCGTTCTCACTCTGTTTGTGCTCAGGGCGGAATAAATGGTGCTGTAAATACTAAAGGTGAAGGTGACTCACCTTGGATTCACTTTGATGATACTGTATATGGGGGGGACTTCCTTGCAGATCAACCGCCGGTAAAGGCGATGTGTGACGCTGCACCAGGCATTATCAATTTATTGGATCGTATGGGTGTTATGTTTAACCGTACACCAGAAGGACTTCTAGATTTTCGTCGCTTCGGTGGAACACAGCATTCTCGTACAGCATTCGCTGGAGCTACAACAGGGCAACAGTTATTATATGCACTAGATGAGCAAGTACGTCGTCATGAAGTAGCAGGGCTTGTTACTAAATATGAAGGATGGGACATGCTATCACTTATTTTAGATGACGATCAAGTTTGTCGTGGTGTTGTTGCACAAGATTTAACATCACACGAGATGAAAGCATTTAAAGCTGACGCGGTTATTCTTGCTACTGGTGGTCCTGGTATTATCTTTGGTAAGACAACAAACTCTGTTATTAATACTGGTTCAGTAGCAGCAGCTGCATATGAGCAAGGTGTTATTTATGCTAATGGTGAATTCATTCAAATTCATCCAACAGCGATTCCTGGAGATGACAAGAACCGACTAATGAGTGAATCTGCTCGTGGTGAAGGTGGACGTATCTGGACTTATAAAGATGGTAAGCCTTGGTATTTCCTTGAAGAAAAATATCCAGCATACGGAAACTTAGTTCCACGTGATATCGCAACACGTGAAATTTTCGATGTGTGCGTAAACCAAAAGCTTGGTATAAATGGTGAGAATAGAGTTTATCTAGATCTTTCTCACAAAGATCCGAAAGAACTTGATATTAAACTTGGTGGAATCATTGAAATTTATGAGAAGTTCACAGGTGATGATCCACGTAAGATTCCAATGCAAATCTTCCCAGCTGTTCACTATTCAATGGGTGGTATGTGGGTCGATTATAATCAAATGACAAATATTCCTGGTTTATTTGCTGCTGGTGAGTGTGATTTCTCACAACATGGTGCGAATCGATTAGGTGCGAATTCATTACTTTCAGCGATCTTCGGTGGTAGCGTAGCAGGTCCAAATGCTGTGAAATATGCTCAAGGTCTTGAAAAATCTACAGATTCTTTACCTGAGTCTGTTTTTGAACGCCAACTTAAAGCTGAAGAAGACAAATATAGCGAGATTTCTGCTATGAATGGCACGGAAAATGCTTATGTTATTCATAAAGAGCTTGGTGAATGGATGACTGACAACGTAACTGTTGTTCGTTATAACGATAAGCTTCTTAAGACCGATGAAAAAATTCAAGAATTACAAGAGCGTTACAAAAAAATTAATATTAATGATACAGCTAAGTGGAGCAACCAAGGTGTTATGTTTACACGCCAATTAAGAGGTATGTTAAATCTTGCACGTGTAATAACATTAGGTGCGTACCACCGCAATGAAAGTCGTGGAGCACATTACAAGCCAGAATTCCCAGATCGTAACGATGAACAATTCCTAAAGCATACGATGGCTTCGTATAATGCTAAAACAAACTCACCTGAGTTCTCTTACAAAGAGGTAGATGTATCATTAATTAAACCTCGTAAACGTGACTATACAAAGAAGAAAGAGGAGGCAGCGAAGTAA
- the sdhB gene encoding succinate dehydrogenase iron-sulfur subunit produces the protein MSEKTIKFIITRQDSPESASYQEEYEIPYRPNMNVISALMEIRRNPVNVKGDQTSPITWDMNCLEEVCGACSMVINGKPRQSCTALIDQLEQPIRLEPMRTFPVIRDLQIDRSRMFDALKKVKAWIPIDGTYDLGPGPRMPERKRQWAYELSKCMTCGVCLEACPNVNEKSNFIGPQPLSQVRLFNAHPTGNMNKEERLEAIMGDGGLANCGNSQNCVQSCPKGIPLTTSIAALNRDATVQMFKNFFGSDK, from the coding sequence ATGAGTGAGAAAACTATTAAATTTATAATTACACGCCAAGATTCTCCTGAATCTGCCTCTTATCAAGAGGAATACGAAATACCATATCGACCAAATATGAACGTTATTTCTGCATTAATGGAAATTCGTAGAAACCCTGTAAATGTTAAAGGGGATCAAACTTCACCTATTACATGGGACATGAACTGTTTAGAAGAGGTTTGTGGTGCTTGTTCAATGGTGATTAACGGTAAACCACGCCAATCTTGTACAGCATTAATCGATCAACTAGAACAACCAATACGTTTGGAACCAATGCGTACATTCCCGGTTATTCGTGACTTACAAATCGATCGTAGCCGTATGTTTGATGCCTTAAAGAAAGTAAAAGCTTGGATTCCTATTGATGGCACATATGATCTTGGCCCTGGACCGAGAATGCCTGAAAGAAAACGTCAATGGGCATATGAATTATCTAAGTGTATGACATGTGGTGTTTGTCTCGAGGCATGTCCAAATGTTAATGAAAAATCTAACTTTATTGGACCACAACCACTATCTCAAGTACGTCTATTTAATGCACATCCAACTGGTAATATGAATAAAGAAGAGCGTCTTGAAGCAATTATGGGAGATGGTGGACTAGCTAACTGTGGTAACTCACAAAACTGTGTTCAATCATGTCCAAAAGGTATTCCATTAACTACATCTATTGCAGCTCTTAATAGAGATGCAACTGTTCAAATGTTTAAAAACTTCTTCGGAAGTGACAAATAA
- a CDS encoding helix-turn-helix transcriptional regulator, whose translation MYNVKFAGLQPELYERLNDWIHESFDGQYQTYLESIDLPVQIDIIVAQVNEPFDWVKINRLRKRHLQSKLIVIMDETNLKTAPIAVNLNAHSLLLNPIRKNTFINAIKTSVNDLADLPIIREMFLRKLLCGEIKETEEFEQYKAYSKMEHIPNIVCLVQGTKGAQDFIENEEGRRVLRSHLRSVIKNHLSHWVKDVYFVSFRRYLAVLFHVPYVYKSIREWDQIRYYLFKLIDEIKNEYGITLHVGVGSVYNEPQNLYQPYLEARKALGQSLNEGSLLNFYEELTKDQNLQKCIEYISNYFHEDLSIKKVANKVHLSHTYFSRLFKKELGVSFVEYVTNIRIKRAKWLLANTNDTIESIAAQVGFNTPNYFSSIFKKNEGMSPSEYREEHIITVNE comes from the coding sequence ATGTATAATGTGAAATTTGCAGGTTTACAACCCGAATTATACGAAAGGTTAAACGATTGGATACACGAATCGTTCGACGGGCAATACCAAACTTATTTGGAAAGTATAGACTTACCAGTTCAGATTGATATTATTGTTGCACAGGTAAACGAACCTTTCGATTGGGTAAAGATTAATCGATTGAGAAAAAGGCATTTACAAAGTAAATTAATCGTTATAATGGATGAAACAAATCTGAAAACAGCTCCCATAGCAGTTAATTTAAATGCACATTCGTTACTGTTAAATCCAATCAGAAAAAATACATTCATTAACGCCATTAAAACATCTGTTAACGATTTAGCTGATTTGCCAATTATTCGTGAAATGTTTTTAAGAAAACTGCTCTGTGGTGAAATCAAAGAAACGGAAGAGTTTGAACAGTATAAAGCGTACTCGAAAATGGAGCATATACCTAATATTGTCTGTCTTGTCCAAGGAACGAAAGGGGCTCAAGATTTTATCGAAAATGAAGAAGGAAGGCGCGTACTTCGCTCACATCTTCGCTCCGTAATAAAAAATCATTTATCACATTGGGTAAAGGACGTCTATTTCGTTTCATTCCGACGATATTTGGCAGTTTTATTCCACGTACCATATGTGTATAAATCTATTCGTGAATGGGATCAAATACGATATTACCTTTTTAAACTTATTGACGAAATAAAAAACGAATACGGAATTACACTTCATGTTGGGGTCGGATCAGTATACAATGAACCGCAAAATTTATATCAACCATATTTAGAAGCGCGTAAAGCTTTGGGACAATCCTTAAACGAAGGATCATTACTAAATTTTTATGAGGAATTAACAAAAGACCAAAATCTTCAAAAATGTATTGAATATATATCTAATTACTTCCATGAAGACTTATCTATTAAAAAGGTTGCAAATAAAGTACACCTTAGCCATACCTATTTTAGTCGATTATTTAAAAAAGAACTTGGTGTATCATTTGTAGAATATGTAACAAACATAAGAATCAAACGAGCAAAATGGTTACTTGCTAATACGAATGACACAATTGAATCTATTGCTGCACAAGTTGGCTTTAATACACCTAACTACTTTAGTTCAATCTTCAAAAAAAATGAAGGAATGTCTCCAAGTGAATATAGAGAGGAACATATTATCACTGTCAATGAATAG
- the gerE gene encoding spore germination transcription factor GerE: protein MKENNYQPKPLLTKREREVFELLVQDKTTKEIAEELFISEKTVRNHISNAMQKLGVKGRSQAVVELLRMGELEL, encoded by the coding sequence TTGAAGGAAAACAACTACCAACCGAAGCCATTACTAACAAAGAGAGAAAGAGAAGTATTTGAGTTGTTAGTACAGGATAAAACAACTAAAGAAATTGCTGAGGAACTTTTTATCAGTGAGAAAACGGTTCGCAATCACATTTCGAATGCCATGCAAAAGCTGGGAGTTAAGGGGCGTTCTCAAGCTGTCGTGGAACTCCTTCGAATGGGGGAATTAGAACTCTAA
- the racE gene encoding glutamate racemase produces the protein MNRPIGVIDSGVGGLTVAKEIMRQLPKEEIIYLGDTARCPYGPRPAEEVRKFTWQLTEYLLSYNIKMLVIACNTATAVVLSEIRQTLDIPVVGVVHPGARTALKVTKNMHIGVIGTIGTIQSGAYITALESINHNIMVESLACPPFVPIVESGEFEGEAALEIVKDSLAPLKRHDIDTLILGCTHYPLLRPVIQEVMGHKVSLICSGDETAREVSTLLHHSNMLVTTNREPNHLFLTTGPKEIFQQIASKWFEHPIHNVKSIVLE, from the coding sequence TTGAATAGACCTATAGGTGTAATAGACTCAGGTGTTGGTGGATTAACTGTAGCAAAAGAAATTATGAGACAGCTTCCAAAGGAAGAAATTATTTATTTAGGAGATACTGCACGTTGCCCCTATGGTCCTCGACCAGCTGAAGAGGTCCGGAAATTTACTTGGCAATTAACAGAGTACCTTTTAAGCTATAATATTAAAATGTTGGTTATTGCTTGTAATACTGCAACTGCAGTTGTCTTAAGTGAAATAAGACAAACCCTAGATATTCCAGTGGTTGGGGTGGTTCATCCAGGAGCTAGAACAGCTTTAAAAGTTACAAAGAATATGCATATAGGTGTGATCGGTACAATCGGTACGATTCAAAGTGGGGCGTATATTACTGCGCTAGAAAGTATTAATCATAATATTATGGTTGAAAGTCTTGCTTGTCCGCCATTTGTTCCAATCGTTGAAAGTGGTGAATTTGAAGGCGAAGCAGCACTTGAAATTGTTAAGGATTCACTTGCACCGCTAAAAAGGCATGATATTGATACGCTAATATTAGGGTGTACGCATTATCCTTTACTTAGACCGGTGATTCAGGAAGTTATGGGGCATAAAGTGTCATTAATTTGTTCTGGAGATGAAACCGCACGTGAAGTAAGTACGCTTTTGCATCATTCAAATATGCTAGTGACTACAAATCGGGAGCCTAACCACCTGTTCTTAACAACAGGCCCGAAGGAAATTTTTCAGCAAATCGCATCAAAGTGGTTTGAACATCCTATTCATAACGTAAAATCGATTGTTTTAGAGTAA
- a CDS encoding GerMN domain-containing protein, which produces MTTIKKSAILASLLAFSTVLTGCALGGEQAVRQMEETPPQQVTYVEEETLEQDTSSTSEEVSSVDEQEEATDVVTRELYLLDKNGYVVPQTITLPKTQEVAKQAIEYLVDGGPITELLPNGFKAVLPAGTMVNGVNLVDGTLVVDFSEEFKNYQPEDELKILQAITYTLTQFETVDKVKIQINGYDQDTMPVNGTPINEGTSRANGINFDNGEIVDVVNSKAVTLYFLSQNGDDYYYVPVTRRVNKNETNNIVATVNELIKGPNYSSNLFSALHDGIELLEEPKYENGVVTLNFNESLLGSLQGTALSQDLLNSLVLSLTAQEGVESVALQVNGEEKLVNELGETIAAPVSRPETVNTGSF; this is translated from the coding sequence ATGACTACTATTAAAAAGTCAGCTATTTTGGCATCTTTATTAGCTTTTTCAACTGTTTTAACAGGTTGTGCTTTAGGCGGTGAACAAGCAGTTCGCCAAATGGAGGAAACGCCCCCACAACAAGTTACATATGTTGAGGAGGAAACGTTAGAACAAGATACATCTTCTACTAGTGAGGAAGTATCATCAGTTGACGAGCAGGAAGAGGCCACGGATGTTGTAACAAGAGAGCTTTATTTGTTAGATAAAAATGGATATGTAGTTCCTCAAACTATAACATTACCAAAAACACAAGAAGTTGCTAAACAAGCAATAGAGTATCTTGTAGATGGCGGTCCTATTACTGAATTATTGCCAAATGGCTTTAAAGCAGTATTACCGGCTGGAACGATGGTTAACGGTGTTAACCTAGTAGATGGTACCTTGGTTGTTGATTTTTCTGAGGAATTCAAAAATTATCAGCCAGAAGACGAGCTTAAAATACTACAAGCTATCACATATACGCTCACGCAGTTTGAGACGGTTGATAAGGTGAAAATTCAAATAAATGGGTATGATCAAGATACTATGCCTGTTAACGGCACCCCAATTAATGAAGGAACGAGCCGTGCTAATGGAATAAATTTTGATAATGGTGAGATCGTGGATGTTGTAAATAGTAAAGCGGTTACGCTTTACTTTCTATCCCAAAATGGTGATGATTATTACTATGTCCCTGTGACAAGACGTGTGAATAAAAATGAGACAAATAACATTGTAGCTACTGTTAACGAGCTTATAAAAGGCCCTAATTATTCGTCGAATTTATTTAGTGCACTGCATGATGGTATAGAATTATTAGAGGAACCCAAATACGAAAATGGTGTTGTTACTTTAAATTTTAATGAAAGCTTGCTTGGGAGTCTCCAAGGCACCGCTTTATCACAGGATTTATTAAACTCGCTTGTTCTTTCATTAACAGCGCAAGAGGGTGTGGAAAGTGTCGCATTGCAGGTTAATGGTGAAGAAAAATTAGTAAACGAACTAGGAGAAACGATTGCTGCACCTGTATCTCGCCCTGAAACTGTAAATACTGGTAGTTTTTAG
- the rph gene encoding ribonuclease PH: MRVDGRNRDEIRPVRIETNYIKYPEGSVLISVGDTKVICTASIEDRIPPFLRGQGKGWITAEYSMLPRATQQRTIRESSKGKVTGRTMEIQRLIGRALRSVVDLNIVGEKTIWIDCDVIQADGGTRTASITGAFVAMTLALAKLVEKKAVKQLPIKDFLAATSVGIDPELEEILDLNYIEDSKAKVDMNIIMTGQGEFVELQGTGEEATFSAAQLQRLLALGEKGVKELIELQKDALGNIAEQILSNNGR; this comes from the coding sequence TTGAGAGTAGATGGACGTAATCGAGATGAAATAAGACCTGTACGTATCGAAACCAATTATATTAAATATCCAGAAGGTTCAGTATTAATTTCAGTTGGTGATACAAAGGTAATATGTACCGCTAGTATTGAGGATCGTATTCCTCCTTTCTTACGTGGTCAAGGTAAAGGATGGATAACTGCCGAGTATTCAATGTTACCGCGGGCAACGCAGCAAAGAACAATTAGAGAATCGAGCAAAGGTAAGGTAACCGGTAGAACGATGGAAATCCAGCGTTTAATTGGACGTGCATTAAGATCTGTTGTCGATTTGAATATCGTGGGTGAAAAAACGATTTGGATCGATTGCGATGTAATTCAGGCTGATGGAGGTACAAGAACGGCTTCTATTACAGGCGCATTTGTTGCAATGACATTAGCTTTGGCAAAACTTGTAGAGAAGAAAGCTGTTAAACAATTACCCATCAAAGATTTTTTAGCTGCTACGTCTGTTGGAATTGATCCAGAGTTAGAAGAAATATTAGACTTGAATTATATTGAAGATTCAAAAGCAAAGGTAGATATGAATATTATCATGACAGGCCAGGGTGAATTTGTCGAACTGCAAGGAACAGGAGAGGAGGCAACCTTCTCAGCTGCACAACTACAACGATTGTTAGCTTTAGGGGAGAAGGGGGTTAAAGAATTGATAGAATTACAAAAAGATGCCCTAGGGAATATAGCAGAACAAATCTTATCAAATAATGGTAGATAA
- a CDS encoding XTP/dITP diphosphatase, with translation MREILIATKNLGKVKEFKSLFSQKGIAVKSLLDFPAIEDVEETGETFIENAKLKAETIAKQFNEIVIADDSGLSIDALNGEPGVYSARYAGEPKSDLANIEKVLEKLSGVPFGKRTARFYCVLAVAIPDKETKCIEGTCEGIITESPVGENGFGYDPIFYVREKEKTMAELTNEEKNTISHRANAMKKLAENWETIFDRSGESGHEGSDSK, from the coding sequence TTGCGGGAAATTTTAATTGCAACAAAAAATTTGGGTAAAGTAAAAGAATTTAAATCATTGTTTTCCCAAAAAGGTATAGCGGTAAAATCACTATTAGATTTTCCGGCTATTGAAGACGTAGAAGAAACTGGTGAAACTTTCATTGAAAATGCGAAGTTAAAAGCTGAAACGATTGCTAAACAATTTAATGAAATTGTAATCGCTGATGACTCTGGATTATCAATAGATGCCTTAAACGGGGAACCTGGTGTTTATTCTGCGAGATATGCAGGTGAACCGAAAAGTGATCTAGCAAATATAGAAAAGGTGTTGGAAAAGTTAAGTGGAGTTCCTTTTGGAAAAAGAACTGCACGTTTTTACTGCGTATTAGCTGTTGCAATACCAGACAAGGAAACAAAATGTATTGAAGGTACTTGTGAAGGTATTATTACAGAATCTCCTGTGGGTGAAAATGGATTTGGCTATGATCCTATTTTTTATGTACGGGAAAAGGAGAAAACTATGGCTGAACTTACAAACGAAGAAAAAAATACTATAAGCCATCGCGCTAACGCTATGAAAAAATTAGCGGAAAATTGGGAAACAATCTTTGATAGGAGTGGAGAATCTGGTCATGAAGGTTCTGATAGTAAGTGA
- a CDS encoding metallophosphoesterase family protein: MKVLIVSDSHGLNKELDIIINRHSNEVDAMIHCGDSERDADSQEMLNFITVRGNCDFDENYPLEQVKEIKNVSFYITHGHLYNVKLSLLNLKYRAEEVGASVVCFGHSHIAGAELIDGILFINPGSIRLPRLRNEKTYAIIEIDETLICTVHFYNSQDGSEINSLKGLFKIG, from the coding sequence ATGAAGGTTCTGATAGTAAGTGATAGCCATGGATTAAATAAGGAACTTGATATAATAATAAATAGACATAGCAATGAAGTGGATGCAATGATTCATTGTGGAGATTCAGAACGTGATGCTGACTCACAAGAGATGTTAAATTTTATTACAGTAAGAGGGAATTGTGATTTTGACGAAAACTATCCACTTGAACAAGTTAAAGAAATAAAAAATGTATCATTTTACATTACACATGGCCACTTGTATAATGTAAAATTATCACTTCTAAATTTAAAATATAGAGCAGAAGAGGTCGGGGCATCAGTCGTTTGTTTTGGCCATTCACATATTGCTGGAGCAGAACTTATTGATGGTATATTGTTCATTAATCCAGGTAGTATCCGGTTACCAAGGCTTCGCAATGAAAAAACATATGCAATTATTGAGATAGATGAAACGTTAATATGTACTGTTCATTTCTATAATAGTCAAGATGGTTCAGAAATCAATTCGCTGAAAGGACTTTTTAAAATTGGTTAG